In the genome of Columba livia isolate bColLiv1 breed racing homer chromosome 1, bColLiv1.pat.W.v2, whole genome shotgun sequence, the window CCTGCAATAAGGACAATGTTTTGGGCTGGGACATTAATTaacagaagaatattttaaaaaaaaaaaaaaaatagtttgttcaGCTTGTTCAGTGCTTTAGATGGAAAGATTGGTGGCCTTCAGGAGAAGCATGAGCTCATCCTGATGTGTTTTGATGTCATCTTCTGTATCTCAGTCACAGCCCACTGCAGCTGCCCACACTAGACATGTCTCTAGGCCCAGTATGGACACTCGAGGCATTCAAAGCAAGGATGGAATGAGGGGGACAATGACCATCCTCTCCACTGCTTCTTCCAAAGCTGGACACAGACACATCAGTGGCCAGGGGGACATTGCTGATACTTAGagtgtgtgctttttttctctctgtcaaGCACTACATCAAATATTAGAGAGAAAAAGACTATAAAGTTTAGGTTAAAAGTTCATGAAGGTCTGCCTGTGCTGGTGTTCCTGTAGAGCAAGATTTAAGTGCTATCTACTTGGaagttacatttattttcacatagGAGAGTGTGTGTACATCATTTTGTATTCTGAATTCTTTTGCCCATTCAAACATGCTTGATTTAACTTAAgagttttgaattttaaattcaaTACATCTAAttcaacttttattttaaaagctgttggTCTCTCTTCTCCCTTCAGGCACGCTCCACGGAAGGATGACGAACGGTACATGCACTATTTACATTTGCAGTAAAAATCCTAAGCTGCAGTGGTACTGTTATTTGCTGATTCTGGTTTGCCTTTTCACTTTATTAGCAGGATTTCTCGGCAATATACTTGCACTACGACATTATGTGTACTGCATGAAGACATGGACTACCAATActatatttctatttaatttggCACTGTGTGACTTCACTTGGACTCTCATGGCacctttttcagtttattatAGTCTCCAAAACTTAGCTGTCTATTCCAGTCCAGAATTTTTTcatattataaatatattttttagtaTTAATATCTATGGAAGTGTCTACTTCCTGACACTTATCAGTTTTGACAGATATGTAGGTGCTGTCCATCCTATCACTTCGCTAACATGGTGGGACAAAGGAAAGGCCACGTTTTGTACCACCGCGGTATGGATCTTCATAGTGTTTGCATCAATGCCAGAGATCTACTACGCAGTTGCAGCTGAAACAAAAGACGAATTAATAGATTCCCTGGATGGCACTGAAGGACATTTACAATTTGAAGTGCCATTCACGGTCTCCAAAATCGTATTGAGATTCCTAATTCCAATCACAGTCATATTTACGTGCTACATGTTGACTCTCAAAGCTTTACTACAACTCAGTAAACGTCAGCAAAGAAGGAACAGACTTGTTAGACCTCTGTTACTGATTTCAGCCGCTATGAttgtatttgctgtttctttcataCCTTATCATGTTATGATGATGGTAATACTAGTTTATAGAACTAATTGCCAACCACCCTGTAGAAACATGAGCACATTAACTGCCATTTTTAAAGTCACAGAGATCATCTGCAGCATCAATAGTTGCCTCGACCCAATCATTTTCTCAGTAGCAAATCAGACACTCTATCAAAGAATTAAAACTAGAAGATGTCACCACAAatgccagtgctgctgttgtCTGACAGGAAGGGTAAGGGACACTACTCTGTCCCCAAGAACAATGACTTAAACACAAAGACACACATCTCTCCCTGCCTGTTTGGCTCTGTGTCATCAGCCCTGTTTAAAATTTGGTCTCCTGTATTGTGCAGCACCCTCTTGAGTAAGCAAGAATACACAGCAATGAAGAGTAAAACTTAATGTGTGCACCAACTAGAAAAGAAACACTAGCAACTCCTGGCTTTAcagaaatggcattttaaataatatccTTGTCATAAATATACCTTAATTTATTGTGAAATAGTACTTCTTACCTGTATGTACATGTGATatggaatgaagaatgaagagaagTTTTAACTAGCTACTCTAATTCTTGGCCAGAACAATACAGTAAGATAAGAGCACACAGTGTTGAGGAGCTTACTTACAGTttctgttaattattttttcatctgtttgtaAGTGCTGCTGTGATTGGACtatataattaataataatcatgatgGTTAAGAGTTGAAGTTCTTGAGGACTTGCCGAGAGGCTTTCCACAAGTACTTCCTTTTAATGCTTCTTGCACTAGAGGTCCACTGACACAGTCAGTGGAACCTCATTAACTCGGGTAAATGCAGCACATTTccgaaaacaaacaaaaaccaaacatcaAGATGAAGCCCCTGAGCATAGTCAGGGCCACAGAGAATCCACTCATGAAGAAAACGAACAGGGATTGAAGATCGTTGTTAAATCCTCCCCCAGGCAGCAGTGGTTTCAAAGCAACA includes:
- the LOC110356992 gene encoding P2Y purinoceptor 1, whose product is METKSTDWNLDFCETDNFNLSKTGTLHGRMTNGTCTIYICSKNPKLQWYCYLLILVCLFTLLAGFLGNILALRHYVYCMKTWTTNTIFLFNLALCDFTWTLMAPFSVYYSLQNLAVYSSPEFFHIINIFFSINIYGSVYFLTLISFDRYVGAVHPITSLTWWDKGKATFCTTAVWIFIVFASMPEIYYAVAAETKDELIDSLDGTEGHLQFEVPFTVSKIVLRFLIPITVIFTCYMLTLKALLQLSKRQQRRNRLVRPLLLISAAMIVFAVSFIPYHVMMMVILVYRTNCQPPCRNMSTLTAIFKVTEIICSINSCLDPIIFSVANQTLYQRIKTRRCHHKCQCCCCLTGRVRDTTLSPRTMT